A single genomic interval of Gossypium raimondii isolate GPD5lz chromosome 11, ASM2569854v1, whole genome shotgun sequence harbors:
- the LOC105801772 gene encoding ethylene-responsive transcription factor ERF027, which yields MIQISAILHTNMTESDSSSTNVPPKDQPPPPTVPIPDAPPQEQSPKPSSTPLVSSKEGVSWNSTSRKLPAVYRGVRSRSGKWVSEIREPRKTTRIWLGTYPTPEMAATAYDVAALALKGPDAELNFPDMVHSYPKVGSTSATDIRAAAASAAASRLLPKAVTNTGSSSKNEDTTSTTAMEITCSGQEFIDEEELLNFPNLMVDMAGGMLVSPPNWINSPPSDDSPDNSDVDTLWTYT from the coding sequence ATGATTCAAATTTCTGCCATATTACACACAAACATGACTGAATCTGATTCTTCTTCAACCAATGTGCCCCCAAAAGACCAGCCGCCACCACCAACTGTTCCAATCCCTGACGCTCCGCCGCAAGAGCAGTCGCCGAAACCATCATCCACTCCATTGGTCTCATCGAAAGAAGGCGTAAGTTGGAATTCCACATCGAGAAAGTTGCCGGCGGTTTACCGGGGAGTAAGAAGCAGGAGTGGGAAATGGGTGTCCGAAATACGTGAGCCGCGTAAAACGACGCGTATATGGCTAGGGACATACCCTACACCTGAAATGGCAGCCACCGCGTATGACGTGGCTGCTCTTGCCCTAAAAGGTCCCGACGCGGAACTGAACTTTCCGGATATGGTTCATTCGTATCCGAAAGTGGGTTCTACATCGGCAACTGATATTCGTGCCGCCGCTGCTAGTGCCGCCGCTTCTAGACTACTACCCAAGGCTGTTACCAATACTGGGTCATCATCAAAAAACGAGGACACCACATCGACTACTGCTATGGAGATTACATGTTCAGGTCAAGAATTTATCGACGAGGAAGAGCTTTTAAACTTTCCCAATTTGATGGTGGATATGGCAGGGGGAATGCTAGTAAGCCCTCCAAACTGGATAAACTCACCACCTTCTGATGATTCACCAGATAATTCAGATGTAGATACACTATGGACTTAcacttaa
- the LOC105801774 gene encoding BAG family molecular chaperone regulator 1 — protein MMRMKTKPTAATFKGGGEPVAREWELRPGGMLVQKRNPDSDQITIPPAPTIRVKVKHGSIYHQININSQATFGELKKMLTGPTGLHHKDQKLIYKDKERDSNVFLDMVGVKDKSKMVLIEDPISQEKRLMEMRKNAKMEKASKSISEISFEVDRLAGQVSAYESVISKGGKVNEKDVVNLIELLMNQLLKLDGIMADGDVKLQRKMQVRRVQKYVETLDTLKIKNSMPNNNGGGEMEMQSEDKHTNGQKVAPIQERRYNQQQQQSSAADGVVVTTKWETFDSFPALVPVPSTSTSTANNSISPPKFPWEFFD, from the exons ATGATGAGAATGAAGACTAAACCGACGGCAGCAACCTTTAAAGGCGGAGGTGAACCGGTTGCACGTGAATGGGAACTTAGACCCGGAGGTATGTTAGTACAAAAACGAAACCCAGATTCCGATCAAATCACGATCCCACCGGCGCCGACTATTAGAGTTAAAGTCAAACACGGCTCTATTTACCATCAAATCAACATCAATTCTCAAGCTACATTCG gggaattaaagaaaatgttaaCGGGACCAACGGGATTACACCATAAAGATCAAAAGCTAATATACAAAGATAAAGAGAGGGATTCGAATGTGTTTTTGGATATGGTGGGTGTTAAAGATAAATCGAAAATGGTTTTAATTGAAGACCCAATTAGTCAAGAAAAGAGATTAATGGAGATGAGGAAAAATGCTAAAATGGAGAAAGCTTCTAAATCTATATCTGAAATTAGCTTTGAAGTTGATAGGCTTGCTGGCCAG GTTTCAGCATATGAATCGGTTATTTCAAAAGGTGGGAAAGTAAATGAGAAAGATGTGGTTAATTTGATTGAGCTGTTGATGAACCAGTTGCTTAAATTAGATGGGATTATGGCTGATGGTGATGTTAAATTGCAAAGGAAAATGcag GTGAGAAGGGTTCAAAAATATGTTGAAACATTGGATACGTTGAAGATTAAAAACTCAATGCCTAACAACAATGGAGGAGGTGAAATGGAAATGCAATCTGAAGACAAGCATACCAATGGGCAAAAAGTAGCCCCAATCCAAGAACGCCGCTATAATCAGCAACAGCAACAATCGTCGGCAGCGGATGGGGTGGTAGTGACGACAAAATGGGAGACATTTGATTCATTCCCAGCATTAGTGCCGGTCCCCTCGACATCTACATCGACTGCCAATAATTCAATCTCTCCGCCGAAGTTCCCTTGGGAATTCTTTGACTGA
- the LOC105801773 gene encoding protein DETOXIFICATION 49 — protein sequence MCQFTSSNDTCTCNPNVPYLLPIKANEGSNMYPSFTPKSPIWNQDEKLERAMPSVSLAIEEAISIAKIALPMILTGLVLYSRSLISMLFLGQLGELALAGGSLAIGFANITGYSILSGLAMGMESICGQAFGARKYTLLGITLQRTVLLLLVTSLPISLLWINMKKILTLCGQDEAIAIEAQSYLIYSILDLLAQSLLHPLRIYLRTQSITLPLTCCAILSILLHVPINYLLVYHLKLGTKGVALSGVWTNFNLVASLIIYILYFKVHKKTWGGFSMECFKEWKSLLNLAIPSCISVCLEWWWYEIMILLCGLLLNPKATVASMGILIQTTALIYIFPSSLSFSVSTRVGNELGANQPKRAKLAAFVGLHCGFMLGFSALVFAVTVRKIWATMFSADKEIIALTSLVLPIIGLCELGNCPQTTGCGVLRGTARPKVGANINLGCFYLVGMPVAIWLAFFAGFDFKGLWLGLMAAQGSCVLTMMVVLVRTDWDLEAAKAKQLTGTVLVVYDSDKAEFEEESISLLSDSNHYCLV from the coding sequence atgTGTCAATTTACATCCTCTAATGACACTTGCACTTGCAATCCAAACGTGCCTTACCTTCTCCCTATCAAAGCCAACGAAGGGTCCAACATGTACCCATCGTTTACCCCTAAAAGCCCAATATGGAACCAAGACGAAAAGCTTGAAAGGGCCATGCCTTCTGTGTCTCTTGCAATCGAGGAAGCCATTTCCATAGCTAAGATAGCTCTTCCCATGATACTAACGGGGCTCGTGTTATATTCCCGCTCGTTGATCTCCATGCTCTTCCTCGGTCAACTCGGTGAACTTGCTTTAGCTGGTGGTTCACTTGCCATTGGCTTTGCCAATATCACCGGTTACTCTATCCTTTCGGGTCTTGCCATGGGAATGGAATCCATTTGTGGACAAGCTTTTGGTGCTCGAAAGTATACCCTTCTTGGCATCACGTTGCAAAGAACGGTGCTATTGCTTTTAGTTACCTCTTTACCCATTTCTCTTCTATGGATAAACATGAAGAAAATACTCACACTTTGTGGCCAAGATGAAGCTATAGCCATTGAAGCACAATCATATCTTATTTACTCCATCCTTGATCTCTTAGCTCAATCCCTTTTACACCCATTGAGAATCTATCTAAGGACCCAATCCATAACTTTACCTCTAACATGTTGTGCCATTTTATCAATTCTTCTCCACGTACCAATAAATTACCTTCTCGTATACCATCTCAAATTAGGAACCAAAGGTGTTGCTCTTAGTGGTGTATGGACCAACTTCAACCTTGTAGCCTCATTGATAATCTATATCCTTTACTTCAAAGTTCATAAAAAGACATGGGGAGGGTTTTCAATGGAGTGCTTTAAAGAATGGAAATCCCTATTGAATTTAGCCATTCCAAGTTGCATTTCAGTCTGCCTTGAATGGTGGTGGTACGAGATCATGATCCTTCTATGTGGGTTGTTGTTAAACCCCAAAGCCACCGTTGCTTCAATGGGCATTTTGATTCAAACAACAGCCTTGATCTACATATTCCCATCTTCACTAAGCTTCAGTGTATCAACAAGGGTAGGGAACGAACTCGGTGCTAACCAACCCAAAAGAGCTAAACTCGCCGCCTTTGTAGGCCTTCATTGTGGCTTCATGTTGGGGTTTTCAGCACTTGTATTTGCCGTAACAGTTAGGAAAATATGGGCTACTATGTTCTCCGCCGATAAAGAGATCATAGCATTAACCTCCCTCGTTTTGCCGATAATCGGTTTATGCGAGCTCGGGAACTGCCCACAAACCACAGGCTGTGGTGTGTTACGAGGCACTGCCAGGCCCAAAGTAGGAGCCAACATAAACCTCGGTTGCTTCTACCTTGTTGGCATGCCGGTTGCAATATGGCTAGCTTTCTTTGCTGGGTTTGATTTCAAGGGACTATGGCTTGGACTAATGGCTGCACAAGGCTCATGTGTGTTGACCATGATGGTGGTCTTGGTTAGAACAGATTGGGATTTGGAAGCTGCAAAGGCTAAACAACTGACCGGAACAGTACTGGTTGTCTATGACAGTGACAAAGCAGAATTCGAGGAGGAATCTATTTCTTTATTAAGTGATTCAAATCATTATTGCCTCGTTTAG